Proteins from a single region of Desulfolutivibrio sulfoxidireducens:
- a CDS encoding phage portal protein, translating into MGVISWLKGRKSASRMALEDLLADGFFTQTAKSGVAVTWKTALQATTALACARVIAEGLAQVPLKVFRSQGGVRVPADDHPLHGLLGDAPNDWQTSFEFIEQVVMHLVFCGNAFVFVNRGMGRVVELLPYEPQQVTVKRDGYVISYEVTTDDGRRIGLSASEMWHLRGPSWNGWMGLEGVRLAREAIGLSLATEEHGARLFSNGAVVGGVLSTDQVLNEEQRLALRKSWEARHAGGGNAFKTAVLWGGMKFTSMTAPNDQAQFLETRKFQVEEICRAFRVLPIMVGYSDKTATYASAEQMFLAHVVHTLSPWCRRIETSIAKNLFSEEERRRGLYAKFMLNGLLRGAAKDRAEFYARMYGIGAMNPNEVREFEDMNPYDGGERYRVPLNMTDPAEADDGDNAEDTADAAPQL; encoded by the coding sequence ATGGGCGTCATCTCCTGGCTCAAGGGCCGCAAGTCGGCATCGCGGATGGCCCTGGAGGACCTCCTGGCCGACGGCTTCTTCACCCAGACCGCCAAGAGCGGCGTGGCCGTGACCTGGAAGACGGCCTTGCAGGCGACCACGGCCCTGGCCTGCGCCCGGGTCATCGCCGAGGGACTGGCCCAGGTGCCGCTCAAAGTCTTTCGCTCACAAGGCGGCGTGCGCGTCCCGGCCGACGACCACCCGCTGCACGGTCTGCTCGGGGACGCGCCCAACGACTGGCAGACCAGCTTCGAGTTCATCGAGCAGGTGGTCATGCACCTGGTGTTCTGCGGCAACGCCTTTGTGTTCGTGAATCGGGGGATGGGCCGCGTTGTGGAACTGCTCCCCTACGAGCCGCAGCAGGTGACCGTAAAGCGCGACGGCTACGTGATCTCCTACGAGGTGACCACGGACGACGGCCGTCGCATCGGACTTTCCGCTTCCGAGATGTGGCACCTGCGTGGGCCGTCCTGGAACGGCTGGATGGGGCTCGAAGGCGTGCGCCTCGCCCGGGAGGCCATCGGCCTATCCCTGGCCACCGAGGAGCATGGCGCGCGGCTGTTCTCCAACGGAGCCGTGGTCGGCGGCGTTCTGTCCACGGATCAAGTCCTGAACGAAGAGCAACGCCTGGCCTTGCGCAAGTCCTGGGAGGCGAGGCACGCAGGCGGCGGGAACGCCTTCAAGACCGCCGTGCTCTGGGGCGGCATGAAGTTCACCTCCATGACCGCTCCCAACGATCAGGCCCAATTCCTGGAGACCCGTAAGTTTCAGGTCGAGGAAATCTGCCGGGCCTTCCGCGTGCTGCCCATCATGGTGGGCTATTCGGACAAGACCGCCACCTACGCCAGCGCCGAGCAGATGTTTCTGGCCCACGTGGTCCACACGCTCTCGCCCTGGTGCCGCCGCATCGAAACGAGCATCGCAAAGAACCTGTTCAGCGAGGAGGAGCGCCGCCGGGGGCTCTACGCCAAGTTCATGCTCAACGGCCTCCTGCGCGGCGCGGCCAAGGACCGGGCCGAGTTCTACGCCAGGATGTACGGTATCGGAGCCATGAACCCCAATGAGGTACGCGAGTTCGAAGACATGAATCCCTACGACGGCGGCGAACGCTACCGCGTGCCCCTCAACATGACCGATCCGGCCGAAGCGGATGACGGTGACAACGCGGAGGATACCGCCGATGCAGCGCCTCAACTGTAG
- a CDS encoding type II toxin-antitoxin system Phd/YefM family antitoxin, translated as MKFSSQIKPISYLKAHAAEIVRSLPEQGQPLVITQNGEAKAVIQDIASYEQTQETLALLKILALGNRQIDEGKVQPAGEAIQRLRERAGNS; from the coding sequence ATGAAGTTTTCCAGCCAGATCAAGCCGATCAGCTATCTCAAGGCCCATGCTGCCGAGATCGTGCGCAGCCTGCCTGAGCAGGGCCAGCCCCTGGTCATTACGCAAAACGGCGAGGCCAAGGCGGTAATCCAGGACATCGCCAGTTACGAGCAGACCCAGGAAACCTTGGCGCTGCTTAAGATTCTGGCGCTCGGTAACCGCCAGATCGACGAAGGCAAGGTTCAACCGGCCGGAGAAGCAATCCAGCGCCTGCGGGAGCGAGCGGGGAACAGTTGA
- a CDS encoding phage/plasmid primase, P4 family: protein MRDRYGTDLDFKRINEAALANPGFLQGRLPQAKRQGKELVAGDIYGNPGKSFGCNTETGVWSDFATGESGGDIISLVAVQEKLGQAKAARMIAEELGLAPTTPHPKRKDLPEAPIRQENLVATFRYEDGQGRFLFAVDRYEAQGCRKAIRQWHLDADGRRVNSIKGVRLVPFRLPELLRAETVFIVEGEQKVLELAGWELAATCNPMGAGKWREEYSPYFQGKQVVIFPDNDTPGRNHARRVATSLLPVAASVKIVELPGLPPKGDIVEWIKASHGREELLRLVEAAKALDPAQPDESNDACPATPYPATEDAIALLFAREHKNDLRYCHETGVWFVWSGSHWRVEKTRLAFAWARKLCRMASAGMDNTKVAATLSKAATAGAVERFAQSDRAFAVTSEIWDADLHLLGTPDGVVDLRTGTIRPARREDYLTRLAAVAPACASDAPLWRRFLDEATQGDAMLQRFMRQVAGYALTGDISEHALFFIYGPGGNGKSVFLNTLTNILGDYAATAAMDTFTASQGDRHPTDLAMLRGARLVSVSETEEGRPWAESRIKQLTGGDKISARFMRQDFFTYTPQFKLLIVGNHKPVLRNVDEAARRRFNIIPFVHKPTSPDKRLEDKLKAEYPAILRWMIEGCLDWRENGLLRPESVKEATAAYFDEQDLFGQWIAECCEVGPRLVCKTAELFESWKGFAERNGEHPGSTKAFSANLCKREFIPGRTMNSRHFTGITLKKQEEWQDAYENY, encoded by the coding sequence ATGCGCGACAGATATGGAACCGACCTTGACTTCAAGCGCATCAACGAGGCGGCCCTGGCCAACCCGGGCTTTCTGCAAGGCCGGTTGCCACAGGCCAAACGCCAAGGCAAGGAACTGGTAGCCGGCGACATCTACGGCAATCCTGGGAAGTCATTTGGCTGCAACACCGAGACCGGCGTCTGGTCCGATTTTGCGACCGGCGAGAGCGGCGGTGACATCATCTCCCTGGTCGCTGTCCAGGAAAAACTCGGCCAGGCCAAAGCCGCCAGGATGATCGCCGAGGAACTCGGGCTCGCGCCTACCACGCCGCACCCCAAGCGGAAGGATCTGCCGGAAGCGCCCATTCGGCAAGAAAATCTCGTCGCCACCTTCCGCTACGAGGATGGGCAAGGCCGGTTCCTTTTTGCCGTGGACCGCTACGAGGCCCAAGGCTGCCGCAAGGCCATCCGGCAGTGGCATCTGGACGCCGACGGCAGGCGCGTCAACAGTATCAAGGGCGTGCGCCTTGTCCCGTTTCGGCTCCCTGAACTCCTGCGGGCCGAGACCGTCTTCATCGTTGAAGGCGAACAGAAGGTCCTGGAACTCGCCGGCTGGGAGCTGGCCGCCACCTGCAACCCCATGGGCGCGGGCAAGTGGCGCGAGGAGTACAGTCCGTACTTTCAGGGCAAGCAGGTGGTCATCTTCCCGGACAACGACACGCCAGGGCGCAATCACGCCCGCAGGGTGGCCACGTCACTGTTGCCCGTGGCAGCTTCGGTCAAGATCGTGGAACTGCCCGGCCTGCCGCCCAAGGGCGACATCGTGGAATGGATAAAGGCCAGCCACGGCCGCGAGGAACTGCTCCGGCTGGTCGAGGCAGCAAAGGCGCTCGATCCGGCACAGCCGGATGAATCGAACGACGCCTGCCCCGCCACCCCCTATCCCGCCACTGAAGACGCCATCGCGCTCCTCTTCGCCCGCGAGCACAAAAACGATCTGCGTTACTGCCATGAGACCGGCGTGTGGTTCGTCTGGAGCGGCAGCCACTGGCGGGTGGAAAAGACCAGACTGGCCTTTGCCTGGGCGAGAAAGCTCTGCCGGATGGCCTCCGCCGGCATGGACAACACGAAGGTCGCGGCCACGCTGTCCAAGGCCGCCACGGCCGGTGCGGTGGAGCGGTTCGCTCAGTCCGACCGCGCCTTCGCCGTGACCAGCGAGATATGGGACGCCGACCTCCATCTGCTGGGCACTCCAGACGGCGTCGTGGATCTGCGCACAGGGACCATTCGTCCAGCTCGCCGCGAAGACTATCTCACTAGGCTTGCCGCCGTGGCTCCGGCGTGTGCTTCCGACGCCCCGCTCTGGCGGCGGTTTCTCGACGAGGCGACTCAGGGCGACGCCATGTTGCAGCGCTTCATGCGGCAAGTGGCCGGCTACGCGTTGACCGGCGACATCTCCGAGCACGCCCTGTTCTTCATCTATGGCCCCGGCGGCAACGGCAAGTCAGTGTTCCTCAACACCCTGACCAACATCCTGGGCGATTACGCCGCCACGGCGGCCATGGACACTTTTACGGCCAGCCAGGGCGACCGCCACCCCACCGACCTGGCCATGCTGCGCGGGGCCAGGCTGGTCAGCGTCTCCGAGACCGAGGAAGGCCGCCCCTGGGCCGAGAGCCGCATCAAGCAGCTCACCGGCGGCGACAAGATCAGCGCCCGTTTCATGCGCCAGGACTTCTTCACCTACACGCCCCAGTTCAAGCTCCTGATCGTCGGCAACCACAAACCCGTGCTCCGCAACGTGGACGAGGCCGCCCGCAGACGCTTCAACATCATCCCCTTCGTCCACAAGCCCACGAGCCCGGACAAGCGCCTGGAAGACAAACTGAAGGCCGAGTACCCGGCCATCCTGCGCTGGATGATCGAGGGCTGCCTGGACTGGCGGGAAAACGGACTCCTGCGGCCCGAGAGCGTGAAGGAGGCCACGGCCGCCTACTTCGACGAACAAGACCTCTTCGGGCAGTGGATCGCGGAATGCTGCGAGGTTGGCCCCAGGCTGGTCTGCAAGACAGCCGAGCTCTTTGAGTCGTGGAAGGGATTTGCCGAGCGCAACGGCGAGCACCCGGGCAGTACCAAGGCCTTCAGCGCGAACCTCTGCAAACGGGAGTTTATTCCAGGCAGGACCATGAACTCCCGCCATTTCACAGGCATTACCTTGAAAAAACAGGAAGAATGGCAGGACGCCTACGAGAACTACTGA
- a CDS encoding HK97 family phage prohead protease produces the protein MQRLNCSLKELKFAPGGTDAEQMTFSGYGAVFGNVDAYGDVILPGAFTQSLTDARSGKAAWPVMLLQHGGLGLGAQDLTPIGIWTDIAEDEVGLRVTGRLAETPRGREVHSLMRMDPRPAIDGLSIGYVAREWESGGKPGEPRRRLKRIELIEISPVTFPANARARVDQVKGVPDIRLAERALREAGFSRTQAKAVLAEGFKALPLRDAEDAHNGGADAVAVLLRRNIATIKTSARR, from the coding sequence ATGCAGCGCCTCAACTGTAGCCTGAAGGAACTCAAGTTCGCTCCCGGCGGGACCGACGCCGAGCAAATGACCTTTTCCGGATACGGAGCCGTGTTCGGCAACGTGGACGCTTACGGCGATGTGATTCTGCCCGGGGCGTTCACGCAAAGCCTGACAGACGCCAGATCGGGCAAGGCCGCCTGGCCGGTCATGCTCCTGCAGCATGGCGGTCTCGGACTCGGCGCGCAGGACCTGACGCCCATCGGCATCTGGACGGACATCGCCGAGGACGAAGTGGGCCTGCGCGTAACCGGCCGGCTGGCCGAGACTCCGCGAGGGCGCGAGGTTCACTCCCTGATGCGCATGGACCCCCGACCGGCCATCGACGGCTTGTCCATCGGCTACGTGGCCCGGGAATGGGAATCAGGGGGCAAACCGGGTGAGCCCCGCCGCCGGCTCAAGCGAATCGAACTCATCGAGATCAGCCCCGTGACCTTTCCGGCCAACGCCAGGGCGCGGGTGGATCAAGTGAAGGGCGTGCCGGACATCCGGCTCGCCGAGAGGGCCCTGCGTGAGGCCGGGTTCTCCAGGACACAGGCCAAGGCCGTTCTGGCCGAAGGATTCAAGGCCCTGCCTCTGCGTGACGCCGAGGATGCCCATAACGGGGGTGCGGATGCGGTCGCCGTTCTGCTGCGGCGCAACATCGCCACCATCAAGACGTCCGCAAGGAGGTAA
- a CDS encoding DNA modification methylase — MLKTESWPIERLVPYARNPRKNDEQVERMVAAIREFGFRIPVVAKSDGTVVDGHLRLKAARKLGLTEVPVALADELTDAQVKAFRLLANRSANWAAWDEDLLALELEELQAMAFDVSLTGFDAGEIDSLLAKPTTDGLTDPDEVPEPPAEPVSKPGDVWILGRHRLMCGDSTSADDVGRLLAGVRPHLMVTDPPYGVEYDPAWRNEALSGQKTKRTGMVLNDDRADWREAWALFPGDVAYVWHGALHGATVAESLVACGFDIRSQIIWAKDRLVLSRGHYHWMHEPCWYAVKGKAHWSGDRKQVTIWNIPSKGQDADTIHGTQKPVECMKRPMENNSSPGQAVYEPFSGSGTTIIAAEITGRACLAMVLNPTYVDVAVKRWEDFTGEKAVLEGEEDGRP, encoded by the coding sequence ATGCTGAAGACCGAATCCTGGCCCATCGAACGGCTTGTTCCCTATGCCCGCAACCCACGCAAAAACGACGAACAGGTCGAACGCATGGTCGCGGCCATCCGGGAGTTCGGCTTCCGCATCCCGGTGGTGGCCAAATCCGACGGCACCGTGGTGGACGGGCACCTGCGGCTCAAGGCCGCCCGCAAGCTGGGCCTGACGGAGGTTCCCGTTGCATTGGCCGACGAACTGACCGACGCGCAGGTGAAGGCATTCCGCCTGCTGGCCAACCGTTCCGCCAATTGGGCCGCCTGGGACGAGGACCTCCTGGCGCTGGAGCTGGAAGAACTCCAGGCCATGGCCTTTGACGTCAGTCTCACGGGCTTCGACGCCGGCGAGATCGACTCCCTGCTGGCCAAGCCTACCACAGATGGTCTGACCGACCCTGACGAGGTGCCCGAGCCCCCGGCCGAACCAGTAAGCAAACCGGGTGATGTCTGGATTCTGGGCCGCCACCGGCTCATGTGCGGCGACAGCACCAGCGCGGACGACGTGGGCAGATTACTGGCCGGCGTCCGGCCGCACCTCATGGTCACCGACCCGCCTTATGGCGTCGAATACGATCCCGCCTGGCGCAACGAGGCGCTGTCCGGCCAGAAGACCAAGCGCACCGGCATGGTCCTGAACGACGACCGCGCCGACTGGCGCGAGGCCTGGGCGCTCTTCCCCGGCGATGTGGCCTATGTCTGGCACGGGGCGCTGCACGGGGCCACGGTCGCGGAAAGCCTTGTGGCCTGCGGCTTCGACATCCGTTCCCAGATCATCTGGGCCAAGGATCGTCTGGTTCTCTCCCGGGGGCATTACCACTGGATGCACGAGCCCTGCTGGTACGCGGTCAAGGGCAAGGCCCACTGGAGCGGAGACCGCAAGCAGGTCACGATCTGGAACATCCCGTCCAAGGGCCAGGACGCCGACACCATCCATGGCACCCAGAAGCCCGTCGAGTGCATGAAGCGGCCAATGGAGAACAACTCCAGCCCGGGCCAGGCCGTGTACGAACCTTTCTCCGGTTCCGGCACCACCATCATCGCCGCCGAAATCACCGGCCGCGCCTGTCTGGCCATGGTGCTGAACCCCACCTACGTCGATGTCGCCGTGAAGCGCTGGGAAGATTTCACGGGTGAGAAGGCAGTGCTGGAGGGGGAGGAAGATGGCCGGCCGTAA
- a CDS encoding phage terminase small subunit P27 family, with the protein MAGRKPLPTKLKMLKGTAQKCRVNPNEPELAPALPEPPDFLGETAREEWLRKAPVLARMGVLTEGDDAALAAYCQAFERFVEAERKIRQSGLLIKTTGGNVIQNPLVGVANRAMEIMHKFLTEFGLTPSSRTRVAANPAGKEDAEWAGFGKA; encoded by the coding sequence ATGGCCGGCCGTAAGCCTCTCCCCACCAAGCTCAAGATGCTCAAGGGCACGGCGCAAAAATGCCGCGTCAATCCCAACGAGCCAGAGCTTGCCCCGGCGCTGCCCGAGCCGCCTGATTTCCTTGGCGAGACCGCCCGGGAGGAATGGCTGCGCAAAGCTCCGGTGCTCGCCCGCATGGGCGTGCTCACCGAGGGGGACGATGCGGCCTTGGCGGCTTACTGCCAGGCCTTTGAGCGCTTTGTCGAGGCAGAACGCAAGATTCGTCAGTCCGGGCTGCTCATCAAGACCACCGGCGGCAACGTGATTCAGAACCCGCTGGTGGGGGTGGCCAACCGGGCCATGGAGATCATGCACAAATTTCTGACCGAGTTCGGCCTGACGCCATCGAGCCGCACACGGGTCGCGGCGAATCCGGCCGGGAAGGAAGATGCTGAATGGGCGGGGTTTGGGAAGGCATGA
- a CDS encoding terminase large subunit encodes MPKTTHPYATAANRYARDVVRGKIAACSYVRQACERHLDDLERSKSRDYPFRWDREAAERICRFASNMVHVKGREWAGKNIALEPWQCFILAVAFGWVRKTDGLRRFREIYAEIPRKSGKSVLGACIGLYMFAADGEPGAEVYSGATSEKQAWEVFGPARQMCLKNPSFVSHFGIHVGAKNLHILDNASKFEPVIGKPGDGASPHCAIVDEYHEHQTPDLYDTMLTGMGARSQPMLAVITTAGVDTSGPCYAKRDEAVKILEGTLENDQLFAIVFTIDEDDDWTEWPSWEKANPNLGVSVYPDFLQARRKEALQIASRQNIIKCKHLNVWANAGSAWINMVRWNACRAEVSLEDFAGESCWVGVDLASKVDLTAMVLLFRRGDEFYLFGRHYLPEETVTLPENAHYQRWVAEGHLVATPGARTDYHYLMDDLLAYADRFSIRELAYDPREAEMLMQEIRERVSFSCIEINQSPAFISEPMKEFEALYLSGKLRHDGDPLLVWQAANVVLRSTRTKAYYPGKERAENKIDGIVAAIMALSRAMLHAEEPFVGMEVWD; translated from the coding sequence ATGCCAAAGACCACCCATCCATATGCCACCGCCGCCAACCGCTATGCGCGGGACGTCGTGCGTGGAAAGATCGCGGCCTGCTCGTACGTGCGGCAGGCCTGCGAGAGGCATCTGGACGATCTGGAACGCTCCAAGTCCAGGGACTACCCCTTCCGCTGGGATCGGGAGGCGGCTGAACGCATCTGCCGCTTCGCCTCCAACATGGTGCATGTGAAGGGCCGGGAATGGGCGGGCAAGAATATCGCCCTCGAACCCTGGCAGTGCTTCATCCTGGCCGTGGCCTTCGGCTGGGTGCGCAAGACGGACGGACTGCGCCGCTTCCGTGAAATCTACGCCGAGATTCCGAGAAAATCCGGCAAGTCCGTGCTCGGAGCCTGCATCGGCCTGTACATGTTCGCGGCCGACGGCGAGCCCGGAGCCGAGGTCTATTCCGGAGCCACCAGCGAGAAGCAGGCCTGGGAGGTCTTCGGTCCTGCCCGGCAGATGTGCCTTAAGAACCCTTCCTTCGTCAGCCACTTCGGCATTCACGTCGGGGCCAAGAACCTGCATATCCTGGACAACGCAAGCAAGTTCGAGCCGGTCATCGGCAAGCCCGGCGACGGGGCCTCGCCCCACTGCGCCATCGTGGACGAATACCACGAGCACCAGACGCCCGACCTTTACGACACCATGCTCACCGGCATGGGCGCTCGCTCCCAGCCCATGCTGGCAGTGATCACCACTGCCGGCGTGGATACCTCCGGCCCCTGCTACGCCAAACGCGACGAGGCCGTGAAGATCCTCGAGGGCACCCTGGAAAACGACCAGCTCTTCGCCATCGTGTTCACCATCGACGAAGACGACGACTGGACCGAGTGGCCGTCCTGGGAAAAGGCCAATCCGAACCTGGGCGTCTCGGTCTATCCCGATTTCCTCCAGGCCCGGCGCAAGGAGGCCCTGCAGATCGCTTCCCGCCAGAACATCATCAAGTGCAAGCATTTGAACGTCTGGGCCAACGCCGGGTCAGCTTGGATCAACATGGTCAGATGGAACGCCTGCCGGGCGGAAGTCTCCCTGGAGGACTTCGCGGGCGAGTCCTGCTGGGTCGGCGTAGACCTGGCCTCCAAGGTGGACCTCACCGCCATGGTGCTGCTCTTCAGGCGCGGGGACGAATTCTATCTCTTCGGCAGGCACTACCTGCCGGAGGAGACGGTCACCCTTCCCGAAAACGCCCACTACCAGCGCTGGGTGGCCGAGGGGCATCTGGTGGCCACGCCCGGCGCACGCACCGATTACCACTATCTCATGGACGACCTGCTGGCCTACGCCGACCGCTTCTCCATCCGAGAGTTGGCCTACGATCCGCGCGAGGCCGAGATGCTCATGCAGGAGATCCGCGAACGGGTGTCCTTTTCCTGCATCGAGATCAACCAGTCTCCGGCGTTCATTTCCGAGCCCATGAAGGAGTTCGAGGCCCTCTACCTCTCGGGCAAGCTGCGTCACGACGGCGATCCGCTGCTGGTCTGGCAGGCCGCGAACGTAGTGCTGCGCTCCACCAGGACCAAGGCCTATTATCCGGGCAAGGAACGCGCCGAGAACAAGATCGACGGCATCGTGGCCGCCATCATGGCCCTTTCCCGCGCCATGCTCCACGCGGAAGAGCCGTTTGTCGGCATGGAGGTCTGGGACTGA
- a CDS encoding head-tail connector protein: MHGRLRLITPPAIEPVSLGEAKLHARIDHDLEDGLIATFIAAARQHGEQLTGRQFVEAAYELSLDGLPCGDDPIELPKPPLQAVEAVSFVAPDGVTQTMPAKDYVVDTSGLLGSIYPADGAVWPAARCRRNAVTINFRTGWPVVTGNPSTPDAIKSWMLCRVTGLYEQRESFAGRSVSALPGDFLDGLLDPWRVSGMV, from the coding sequence ATGCACGGACGTCTGCGACTGATCACGCCTCCGGCCATTGAGCCGGTCAGCCTGGGGGAAGCCAAACTCCATGCCAGGATCGACCACGATCTCGAGGACGGGCTCATTGCGACGTTCATTGCTGCTGCGCGCCAGCATGGGGAGCAGCTGACAGGGAGGCAGTTCGTGGAAGCTGCATACGAGCTCTCACTGGACGGCCTTCCTTGCGGCGACGACCCGATCGAATTGCCCAAGCCGCCGTTGCAGGCCGTGGAGGCCGTCTCCTTTGTGGCCCCGGACGGGGTAACACAGACCATGCCCGCCAAGGACTATGTCGTTGATACCTCCGGGCTGCTTGGCAGCATCTATCCCGCCGATGGCGCTGTGTGGCCAGCCGCCCGCTGCCGTCGCAACGCCGTGACCATCAACTTTCGTACGGGCTGGCCCGTCGTCACAGGAAACCCGTCCACCCCTGACGCCATCAAGAGCTGGATGCTCTGCCGCGTTACCGGCCTCTACGAGCAGCGGGAGAGCTTTGCCGGAAGATCCGTCAGCGCGCTCCCCGGCGATTTCCTGGACGGCTTGCTGGACCCTTGGCGGGTTTCCGGGATGGTGTAA
- a CDS encoding type II toxin-antitoxin system RelE/ParE family toxin: MAFKVMLTEDAVRDLEDIYDYIVAHDSQESAAHVLDQIEKAFQNLAQLPERGAYPKELTAVGIRQFREVFFKSYRIVYQVLGETVYVMLIADGRRDMQALLQRRLLGA; encoded by the coding sequence ATGGCTTTCAAGGTGATGTTGACTGAGGATGCGGTCCGCGACCTTGAGGACATTTACGACTACATTGTCGCCCATGACTCCCAGGAGAGCGCCGCGCACGTGCTGGATCAGATCGAAAAGGCTTTTCAAAACCTGGCCCAGTTGCCGGAGCGTGGCGCATATCCCAAGGAACTGACGGCTGTGGGCATCCGGCAATTCCGTGAGGTTTTCTTCAAATCCTACCGCATCGTTTACCAAGTGCTCGGTGAGACGGTGTACGTCATGCTGATTGCCGATGGCCGCCGGGACATGCAGGCGCTGCTGCAGCGACGGCTCTTGGGGGCGTGA
- a CDS encoding phage major capsid protein, giving the protein MDEIKQLLEEQHKAFEEFKQANDDRLSAIEKKGFAPADLEEKVARINEDLTRLGKDLAEVAKKANRPGAGADGQDPMAQEHKQALGKYLRKGDDRELAGVQRKAMATYSDPDGGYFLTEDMAKAIERTVSAMSALSGMAQTIAGNAAVYKKPVRTTGVSYAWRGEGENPSTTSTPKFSLLTFEAREVDAFPEVTNESLEDLGFNVEVFLMEEVALAFAEAEAEAFLTGNGVSRPRGLLTYDAVANDTYTWGKLGYVLSGGNGAFASSNPSDKLIDLIHALKAQYRASGTFLLNDLTLAAIRKFKDGQGNYLWQPGLQAGVAGVLLGYPVRTDDYMPDVASGSLSIAFGDFKRAYLIYRRRGMRIIRDNITNKGFTSFWVTERFGGGVQNFEAVKLMKFSAS; this is encoded by the coding sequence ATGGACGAGATCAAACAGCTGCTGGAAGAGCAGCACAAGGCGTTCGAGGAGTTCAAGCAGGCCAACGACGACCGGCTGTCGGCCATCGAGAAGAAAGGCTTCGCCCCTGCCGACCTGGAGGAAAAGGTCGCCAGGATCAACGAGGACCTGACCCGGCTGGGCAAGGACCTGGCCGAGGTCGCCAAGAAGGCCAACCGGCCCGGTGCTGGAGCCGACGGCCAGGACCCCATGGCCCAAGAGCACAAACAGGCCCTGGGCAAGTACCTGCGCAAGGGCGACGACCGCGAACTGGCCGGGGTCCAGCGCAAGGCCATGGCCACCTACAGCGATCCCGACGGCGGCTATTTCCTCACCGAGGACATGGCCAAGGCCATCGAGCGCACCGTGAGCGCCATGTCCGCGCTTTCCGGCATGGCCCAGACCATCGCGGGCAACGCGGCCGTGTACAAGAAGCCCGTGCGCACCACCGGCGTATCCTACGCCTGGCGCGGGGAAGGCGAAAATCCGTCGACCACATCGACGCCGAAATTCAGCCTGCTGACCTTCGAAGCCCGAGAGGTGGACGCTTTCCCCGAGGTGACCAACGAGAGCCTGGAGGACCTGGGCTTCAACGTCGAGGTCTTTCTCATGGAGGAAGTCGCTCTGGCCTTTGCCGAGGCCGAGGCCGAAGCCTTCCTGACCGGCAACGGCGTCTCCCGCCCGCGCGGACTGCTGACCTATGACGCCGTGGCCAACGATACCTACACCTGGGGCAAGCTCGGCTACGTGCTCTCCGGCGGCAACGGTGCGTTCGCGTCCAGCAACCCCAGCGACAAGCTCATCGACCTGATCCACGCGCTCAAGGCCCAGTACCGCGCGTCCGGGACCTTTCTCCTGAACGACCTGACCTTGGCCGCCATCCGCAAGTTCAAGGACGGCCAGGGCAACTACCTCTGGCAGCCTGGGCTGCAGGCGGGTGTCGCAGGCGTGCTCCTGGGCTATCCGGTGCGCACCGACGACTACATGCCCGACGTGGCTTCCGGGAGTCTGTCCATCGCCTTCGGCGACTTCAAACGGGCCTACCTGATCTACCGCCGCCGGGGCATGCGCATCATCCGCGACAACATCACCAACAAGGGCTTCACCTCCTTCTGGGTGACCGAGCGCTTCGGCGGCGGCGTCCAGAACTTCGAGGCCGTGAAGCTCATGAAATTCTCCGCGAGCTAA